Proteins encoded within one genomic window of Salipaludibacillus agaradhaerens:
- a CDS encoding S41 family peptidase, producing the protein MNKNKILLPVAVAISLLLGAGGMYTALAAIDNDEAAMVMESGNNDNSEGNEGHDPEITEDQLKKLERAFDIISEQYVNEVDESELLDGAIHGMLEVLDDPYSVYMDETTAKEFMESLDSSFEGIGAEVSMTNGKVTIVAPFRDSPAEEAGLRPNDQIIEIDEENIEGLSLYEAVSKIRGEKGTTVTLTIERPGVTDPISIDVVRDEIPIETVYGEIIEEEDQSIGLIELRSFSENTAERFEEELIKLEDEGIDGLIIDVRGNPGGFLQSVEDIGSLLIPEGEAIVQIEDREGERMRHLSNLEEEKEYPVVTLVDEGSASASEILAAALKEAGGYDVVGKSTFGKGTVQQTLPMGDGSEMKLTLFRWLTSDGNDINEEGVEPTVEVEQPEFFYVSPIDAEETLVIDMTNDHIASAQIMLKGLGYKPGRTDGYFDETTEDTVSDFQDDEGLDVTGEINEETADRLQELIIEAVQNKKNDRQLKKALELLTKE; encoded by the coding sequence GTGAATAAGAATAAAATACTCCTCCCGGTTGCGGTGGCGATCTCCCTCCTATTAGGAGCCGGTGGAATGTATACTGCTTTAGCAGCGATAGATAATGATGAAGCAGCAATGGTAATGGAGTCAGGAAATAATGACAATTCTGAAGGTAATGAAGGACATGACCCAGAAATAACAGAAGATCAGTTAAAAAAACTTGAGCGAGCTTTTGACATTATTTCTGAACAGTATGTGAATGAAGTTGATGAATCTGAGCTCCTTGATGGTGCAATCCATGGTATGTTAGAAGTATTAGATGATCCTTACTCAGTATATATGGATGAAACAACTGCAAAAGAATTTATGGAGTCGTTAGACTCTTCTTTTGAAGGTATCGGGGCAGAAGTGAGTATGACAAATGGAAAGGTGACAATTGTAGCACCATTCCGCGACTCTCCTGCCGAAGAGGCTGGGCTAAGACCAAATGATCAAATTATTGAAATTGATGAGGAGAATATTGAAGGGCTTTCTCTTTATGAGGCAGTGTCTAAAATTCGTGGGGAGAAAGGGACAACTGTCACATTAACTATAGAACGCCCAGGAGTAACAGATCCTATATCAATTGATGTTGTACGTGATGAAATTCCAATTGAAACAGTATACGGAGAGATTATTGAAGAAGAAGATCAATCAATTGGTTTAATAGAATTACGGTCTTTCTCGGAAAATACAGCAGAACGTTTTGAAGAGGAATTGATTAAACTAGAAGATGAAGGAATTGATGGTTTAATCATTGATGTGCGTGGTAATCCTGGAGGCTTTTTGCAAAGTGTTGAAGACATTGGCAGCCTGTTAATACCCGAGGGGGAAGCTATTGTACAAATAGAAGACCGAGAAGGTGAACGGATGCGTCATCTTTCAAATCTGGAAGAAGAAAAAGAATATCCAGTTGTCACTTTAGTTGATGAAGGAAGTGCTTCAGCTTCGGAAATTCTTGCAGCGGCATTGAAAGAGGCTGGTGGCTATGATGTTGTTGGAAAAAGTACATTTGGAAAAGGGACCGTTCAACAAACTCTGCCAATGGGTGATGGAAGTGAGATGAAATTAACGTTATTCAGATGGCTAACGTCGGACGGTAATGACATTAACGAGGAAGGTGTCGAGCCAACTGTTGAGGTAGAACAACCTGAGTTTTTCTACGTTTCCCCAATTGATGCTGAAGAGACACTAGTGATTGATATGACGAACGATCATATTGCAAGTGCTCAAATTATGCTTAAAGGGCTAGGGTATAAACCTGGAAGAACTGATGGCTATTTTGATGAAACGACTGAAGACACCGTCTCCGACTTCCAAGATGATGAGGGACTTGACGTCACTGGTGAAATTAATGAGGAAACAGCTGACCGTTTGCAAGAGTTAATCATTGAAGCAGTTCAGAACAAGAAAAATGATAGACAACTCAAGAAAGCTTTAGAGCTTTTGACGAAAGAATAA
- the uvrB gene encoding excinuclease ABC subunit UvrB, whose protein sequence is MSGKSLTPFELVSAYDPQGDQPQAIKKLVEGIKSGEKYQTLLGATGTGKTFTISNVVKEVNKPTLVIAHNKTLAGQLYSEFKEFFPNNRVEYFVSYYDYYQPEAYIPQSDTFIEKDASINDEIDKLRHSATSSLFERKDVIIVASVSCIYGLGSPEEYGDLVVSLRTGMERERNDILRQLVDVQYERNDINFTRGTFRVRGDVVEIFPASRDEHCLRVEFFGDEIDRITEVDALTGEILGEREHVAIFPASHFVTREEKLKRAIVNIEKELEETLKTLHEQGKLLEAQRLEQRTRYDIEMMHEMGYCSGIENYSRHLTFREAGATPYTLLDYFPEDFLIVVDESHVTLPQVRGMYNGDQARKSVLVDHGFRLPSAKDNRPLKFEEFEKHIHQTIFVSATPGPYEIDHCPEMVEQIIRPTGLLDPLVDIRPIEGQIDDLIEEIRLRKEREERVLVTTLTKKMSEDLTDYFKEVGIRVKYLHSDIKTLERIQIIRELRKGEFDVLVGINLLREGLDIPEVSLVAILDADKEGFLRSERSLIQTMGRAARNANGYVIMYANKITNSMQIALEETKRRRNIQKAHNEKHGIVPQTIQKAIPELIQATYAAEEEEAYEAFTKAPKQKLSKKDREQVIERMEKEMKEAAKNLDFERAAELRDVIIELKAEG, encoded by the coding sequence GTGTCTGGGAAATCTTTAACGCCTTTTGAGCTCGTTTCTGCATACGACCCTCAAGGAGATCAGCCGCAAGCGATAAAAAAACTCGTTGAAGGGATTAAGAGCGGAGAAAAATATCAAACCCTACTTGGGGCCACTGGAACTGGTAAAACATTCACAATATCAAATGTGGTGAAGGAAGTAAATAAGCCTACATTAGTCATTGCTCACAATAAAACGTTAGCTGGCCAATTATATAGTGAGTTTAAAGAATTCTTCCCTAACAATCGGGTAGAGTATTTTGTGAGTTATTATGATTATTATCAACCAGAAGCTTATATTCCTCAATCAGATACATTCATTGAAAAAGATGCCAGTATAAACGATGAAATAGACAAGCTTAGGCACTCAGCAACAAGTTCATTGTTTGAAAGAAAAGATGTGATTATAGTAGCGAGTGTTTCGTGTATTTACGGTCTCGGTTCACCAGAGGAATATGGTGACCTAGTCGTATCGTTAAGAACTGGCATGGAACGTGAGCGCAATGACATTCTTAGACAGCTTGTTGATGTGCAATATGAACGAAACGACATCAATTTTACCCGGGGAACATTTCGTGTGCGGGGAGATGTGGTCGAAATTTTTCCAGCTTCAAGAGATGAACATTGTTTGCGAGTCGAATTTTTTGGGGATGAAATAGACCGTATTACTGAAGTGGATGCGCTAACTGGCGAAATTCTCGGAGAACGGGAACACGTCGCGATTTTTCCAGCTTCCCACTTCGTCACTCGAGAAGAAAAACTAAAGCGAGCAATTGTTAATATTGAAAAGGAATTAGAAGAAACGCTTAAAACACTTCATGAACAAGGAAAGCTGTTAGAAGCACAACGCCTTGAACAGCGGACTAGATATGATATTGAAATGATGCACGAGATGGGTTACTGTTCTGGCATTGAGAATTATTCCAGACACTTGACCTTCCGAGAAGCCGGTGCAACACCGTATACGTTACTCGATTATTTTCCAGAGGATTTTCTTATTGTAGTGGACGAATCTCACGTGACACTTCCACAGGTACGGGGGATGTATAATGGGGACCAGGCACGTAAAAGTGTCCTTGTAGACCACGGTTTTCGTTTACCTTCTGCTAAAGACAACCGTCCTTTAAAATTTGAAGAATTCGAGAAACATATACATCAAACTATATTCGTCTCTGCCACACCTGGACCATATGAAATTGACCATTGTCCTGAAATGGTGGAGCAAATCATTCGACCTACCGGTTTGTTAGATCCATTGGTCGACATTCGCCCGATTGAAGGGCAAATTGATGATTTAATAGAAGAGATCCGATTGCGAAAGGAAAGGGAAGAACGAGTCCTTGTCACAACGTTAACGAAAAAGATGTCTGAAGATTTAACAGACTACTTTAAAGAAGTAGGTATTCGTGTTAAGTATTTACATTCGGATATTAAAACCCTAGAGCGCATTCAAATTATTCGTGAATTAAGAAAAGGAGAATTTGATGTCCTTGTCGGTATTAATCTATTGAGGGAAGGACTTGATATTCCTGAAGTGTCACTCGTTGCCATATTGGATGCTGATAAAGAAGGCTTTTTAAGATCAGAGCGTTCCTTAATTCAAACGATGGGTAGGGCAGCAAGAAATGCGAATGGATACGTCATTATGTATGCTAATAAAATAACGAATTCTATGCAGATAGCACTAGAAGAAACAAAACGTCGCCGCAACATTCAAAAAGCACATAATGAAAAGCACGGTATTGTGCCTCAAACGATACAGAAAGCCATTCCTGAACTCATTCAAGCTACTTATGCTGCTGAAGAAGAAGAAGCGTACGAGGCTTTCACGAAAGCACCGAAACAAAAATTAAGCAAGAAAGATCGCGAACAAGTCATCGAGCGAATGGAAAAAGAAATGAAAGAAGCGGCTAAAAACCTGGACTTCGAACGGGCAGCAGAGCTTCGCGATGTCATTATAGAATTGAAAGCGGAAGGGTGA
- a CDS encoding PDZ domain-containing protein: MDVIGFEILQAVGRFFLHPLTYVIILVIFLYNLRRVKRERKDFHTRVYDVVSCVVSPLGISLIFTILVSAVTLLLGIYLQPGFLILMSLLWIVLIPFRNARWLSMTTIVSLGMLIVFFLPELTFQHPLVNSWLNDLETTSLLNVALLITVLLIAEAILVLIDGWKQTSPAIIKSKRGKLVGEHRASRFWFIPVFLIIPVGELTSAGWWPVLDIPGTFFGIALLPFVLGFRLNIHAELPVLGVKRVGKQLLLLALGVTPLAIMSYFYPLVAVLIPAVVLIARELIFVLYHRKDKGQTSFFARRESGLRIVGVLPGSTAAKMGLEIGEIIVKTNGREVYSQRNFYDALQQNSAYCKLEVLDTNDELRFAQSSIFQGDHFQIGCLFVPDDEFGNLSYRGLRSSVVINQDRSELTEHEKENEGEEHREDEVVASDHEKSKENVSSENDDTSHEDDDHTSEDQSDQPHVSQEEVVDKEAFFKSAKDAYETGKPYGQAEGLTSFYDEFRKMKSERNKWRPKMEDEIEEEQEKKKEYND; encoded by the coding sequence ATGGATGTAATAGGATTTGAAATACTTCAAGCAGTAGGTAGATTCTTTTTACACCCGCTTACATATGTGATCATACTCGTCATCTTTTTGTATAATTTACGGCGAGTGAAACGGGAGCGAAAGGATTTTCATACCCGTGTATATGATGTAGTTTCATGTGTGGTATCACCCTTAGGCATTTCCTTAATATTTACTATTCTAGTGTCGGCAGTGACACTATTACTAGGCATTTATTTACAACCCGGCTTTTTAATTTTAATGTCATTGTTGTGGATAGTATTGATACCTTTTCGCAATGCTAGGTGGTTAAGTATGACGACCATCGTCTCACTAGGGATGCTTATCGTCTTCTTTCTACCAGAACTCACATTCCAACATCCGTTAGTGAATAGCTGGTTAAATGATTTAGAGACAACCTCATTGTTAAATGTTGCGTTACTTATTACAGTGCTGCTTATCGCTGAAGCGATCCTTGTATTAATAGACGGCTGGAAACAGACGTCACCAGCTATTATCAAAAGTAAGCGGGGAAAACTAGTTGGTGAACATCGAGCTTCGCGCTTTTGGTTTATCCCTGTTTTTTTAATTATTCCTGTTGGAGAATTAACTAGTGCAGGCTGGTGGCCAGTACTAGATATACCAGGGACATTTTTTGGGATTGCCCTTCTCCCATTTGTGCTAGGATTCCGTTTAAACATACATGCCGAGTTACCAGTTCTAGGAGTGAAACGGGTTGGGAAACAGTTGTTGCTCTTGGCTCTAGGTGTCACCCCTTTGGCGATTATGTCCTATTTTTACCCATTAGTAGCAGTGCTAATTCCAGCTGTTGTTTTAATAGCGAGAGAATTAATTTTTGTATTATATCATCGAAAAGATAAAGGTCAAACAAGTTTTTTTGCTCGCCGAGAGAGCGGCTTACGGATTGTAGGAGTATTACCTGGCTCTACAGCTGCAAAGATGGGGTTGGAGATAGGTGAAATAATCGTTAAAACGAATGGACGTGAGGTCTATTCCCAGCGGAATTTCTATGATGCGCTACAGCAAAATTCTGCTTATTGTAAATTAGAGGTACTAGATACTAATGACGAATTACGCTTTGCCCAATCATCTATCTTTCAAGGCGATCATTTTCAAATAGGCTGTTTGTTTGTTCCAGATGATGAGTTCGGAAATCTGTCGTACCGAGGTCTTCGCTCTTCTGTTGTCATTAACCAAGATAGATCAGAATTGACTGAGCACGAAAAGGAAAATGAGGGTGAGGAACACAGAGAAGATGAGGTAGTGGCTAGTGATCATGAAAAATCGAAGGAAAACGTTAGTTCTGAAAATGACGATACTTCTCATGAAGATGATGATCATACTAGTGAGGATCAATCGGATCAACCCCATGTTTCTCAGGAAGAAGTTGTTGATAAAGAAGCTTTCTTTAAGTCAGCTAAAGATGCTTATGAAACAGGCAAACCTTACGGACAAGCTGAAGGATTAACCTCTTTTTATGACGAATTTCGAAAAATGAAGTCTGAAAGAAATAAATGGCGTCCTAAAATGGAAGACGAAATAGAAGAAGAACAAGAGAAGAAGAAAGAATATAATGACTAA